The Oryzias latipes chromosome 1, ASM223467v1 genome contains a region encoding:
- the LOC101158504 gene encoding C-X-C motif chemokine 9, giving the protein MGLAKKDGALLLAVVAAVCIQLYQAQHVVGRCRCYEEVRLMAIKRNITDFQVKEKSAACSKIQLIVTFMEANSTAVERCVKPQGYKAKQLLKCWEGINKNESRKMECINH; this is encoded by the exons ATGGGCCTCGCAAAGAAAGACGGCGCTCTGCTGCTGGCTGTGGTGGCTGCAGTCTGCATCCAGCTCTATCAGG CTCAGCATGTGGTGGGACGGTGTCGGTGTTATGAGGAAGTGCGGCTGATGGCCATTAAAAGAAACATCACAGACTTTCAAGTCAAGGAAAAAAGTGCGGCGTGCAGTAAAATTCAATTAAT AGTCACTTTCATGGAAGCAAACAGCACCGCAGTAGAGAGATGCGTAAAACCTCAAGGATACAAGGCCAAGCAGCTTCTAAAGTGCTGGGAAGG GATAAACAAAAATGAGAGCCGAAAGATGGAGTGCATCAACCACTAA